A DNA window from Coffea arabica cultivar ET-39 chromosome 6c, Coffea Arabica ET-39 HiFi, whole genome shotgun sequence contains the following coding sequences:
- the LOC113692987 gene encoding 11-beta-hydroxysteroid dehydrogenase 1A-like, translated as MTPPWLQHRLQQADEEEEEEEEVQGSVMSRRSKTLEIVKAPFVSQESHMGVLKSLAEKRTVPRRRAVGFQKTEKKSQKYGKSLINLCLAVDHLVNNAGIGSICLIEDATDITKFEPVMDVNFWGSVCPIYFAMPSLKRTKGSIFVNASASSHLNPPGISIYAASKAALLSIYETMRAELAPEISITTATLGVIEPEMSKGKYLNREGITQTFINQLPVMSASASACAKSIVDAICRKERYVTEPKWWRVFFLLKTFCPELIEFANHTYSLQMKAWSFPSQKGEE; from the exons ATGACGCCGCCATGGCTGCAACACCGGTTGCAAC AagcagatgaagaagaagaagaagaagaagaagtacaAGGGTCAGTCATGTCAAGAAGAAGCAAGACGTTAGAGATCGTTAAGGCTCCGTTTGTTTCGCAGGAAAGTCACATGGGAGTATTAAAGTCATTAGCTGAGAAAAGAACTGTTCCACGAAGAAGGGCTGTTGGTTTTCAAAAGACCGAGAAGAAATCACAG AAGTATGGAAAAAGCCTAATCAATCTCTGTTTAGCTGTGGATCATCTGGTCAATAATGCAGGAATTGGTTCCATATGCCTGATTGAAGATGCTACTGATATTACGAAATTTGAGCCAGTGATG GATGTGAACTTTTGGGGATCAGTCTGTCCGATTTACTTTGCAATGCCTTCCCTGAAAAGAACGAAGGGGTCAATTTTTGTGAATGCATCAGCTAGTTCACATTTGAATCCACCAGGAATTAGCATCTATGCT GCAAGTAAAGCGGCATTGCTCAGCATCTACGAGACAATGAGAGCTGAACTGGCTCCAGAAATCTCGATAACTACTGCAACTCTTGGTGTTATAGAGCCAGAGATGTCCAAAGGGAAGTACCTCAACAGAGAAGGAATCACTCAA ACTTTTATTAATCAGCTGCCAGTCATGAGTGCTAGTGCTAGTGCTTGTGCAAAATCAATTGTGGATGCAATATGCAGGAAAGAAAGATATGTGACAGAACCAAAATGGTGGCGAGTTTTCTTCCTCTTGAAAACCTTCTGTCCTGAACTAATTGAGTTCGCTAACCACACGTACAGCTTGCAAATGAAAGCCTG GTCATTTCCATCTCAGAAAGGTGAAGAATGA
- the LOC113694206 gene encoding 11-beta-hydroxysteroid dehydrogenase 1A-like, whose translation MALSRTIRMIVIQTILWILLPFFSIYKFLMFFYRYFSTEDIKGKVVLITGASSGIGEHLTYEYAKRGACLVIVARRENLLKEVAENARKLGSPDVVPICADVLKVDDCKRFVEETVDHFGRLDHVVNNAGIVSMCLIEDAADITNLQPVTDVNFWGSVYPTYFAIPHLKRSKGSILVNASSAAVLSPPGLSIYSASKAALVSFYETMRVELASEISITIATLGPVESEITKGKHMTKHGTTEFDSELVNVFIDADRLPAMSSPDCAKAIVDSVCRKERYVTVPKWCKVLFLLKILCPELIEWASYQHCLKIKSWGAKATPVPPRSQSKSD comes from the exons ATGGCTCTCTCACGAACGATTCGTATGATCGTCATCCAGACCATTCTCTGGATCCTGTTACCATTCTTCAGCATCTACAAGTTCCTGATGTTTTTCTACAGATACTTTTCAACCGAAGACATCAAGGGAAAAGTAGTTCTAATCACAGGTGCATCATCAGGAATTGGAGAG CACTTGACATATGAATATGCAAAAAGAGGAGCTTGTCTAGTTATTGTTGCCAGGAGGGAGAATCTCCTCAAGGAGGTGGCAGAAAATGCCCGGAAACTTGGCTCGCCGGACGTTGTCCCCATATGTGCAGATGTACTCAAGGTCGATGACTGCAAGAGATTTGTTGAGGAAACAGTTGACCATTTTGGCAGAT TGGATCATGTTGTCAATAATGCAGGAATTGTCTCCATGTGCTTAATTGAAGATGCAGCTGACATTACAAACCTCCAACCTGTTACG GATGTGAACTTCTGGGGATCTGTTTATCCGACTTACTTTGCAATTCCTCACCTGAAAAGGTCCAAGGGATCCATCTTGGTTAATGCATCATCAGCTGCAGTTTTGAGCCCACCAGGATTGAGCATCTATTCT GCAAGTAAAGCGGCTTTGGTCAGCTTCTACGAGACGATGAGAGTTGAACTGGCTTCTGAAATCTCAATAACAATTGCAACTCTTGGTCCTGTAGAGTCAGAGATTACCAAAGGGAAACACATGACCAAGCATGGAACTACAGAATTTGACTCAGAGTTGGTAAAT GTTTTTATAGATGCTGATCGGCTGCCAGCCATGAGCTCCCCTGATTGTGCAAAAGCAATAGTGGACTCGGTATGCCGGAAAGAAAGATATGTGACAGTACCCAAATGGTGCAAGGTCCTATTCCTGCTGAAGATATTATGTCCTGAACTAATTGAATGGGCTAGCTACCAACACTGCTTGAAGATAAAATCCTGGGGAGCAAAGGCTACTCCAGTGCCTCCTCGTTCACAAAGTAAATCAGACTAG